Sequence from the Qipengyuania gaetbuli genome:
GGGCGGTGCGGAACTGACCATCGATCGCGATCGCGACAAGAACCCGGTCGTCGCCCTGCGCGAAATCGCCGAACAGACGATCAAGCCCAAGGACCTCCAGGAAGCCGCCGTCACCAATCTGCAGAAGATCCTGCCGGACGATGACGACGAAATGGATGAAATCGGTTCGCTCAGCCAGTCGGCAGAAGCCCTGCGCATCACCGCCTCGGCTCCGACCCGCTCGACCTCCATCGGCGCCGACTACGACGGCTAACCGACTGGAACATTGGCGGAAACAGGTTGAAAGGCCGCCTTTCGGGGCGGCCTTTTGCGTTGCAGGCCCTGACGCGCCACAATAAGGCGCCTGTGACAGGAGGGCCTATGAGCGAGATCGGGGAAGCGCTGGGGACGGCCGTGGAGGGCGGGCTGTTCGCGCGCGTGGTTGGCGGCGGCAAGGGTAACGGCCCCAAGGAAGGCCAGCCGCTCGAGAAGGGCCATTTCGCCGAGGATGCCTGCCTCAATTGCGGCACCGCGCTGGTCGGCACGCATTGCCACAGCTGCGGGCAGCAGGCCCACCTCCACCGGACCATCGGCGCTTTCCTCCATGACCTGCTGCACGGCGCGCTGCATTTCGACGGCAAGACCTGGCGCACCCTGCCGATGCTCCTGTTCAAGCCCGGCGAACTCACCCGCCGCTACATCGAGGGCGAACGCGCGCGCTTCGTTTCGCCCATGGGACTGTTCCTCTTCTCGATCTTCCTGATGTTTGCGGTTTTCCAGCTCGCCGGCATCAGCACGCCCACGGATATCCAGGGCGATACCGGCGCCCAGATGCGCGAACTTGCGGCGTCGGAAATTGCCAAGGTGGAAGAACGGCAAGCTTCGCTCGAACAGGATCTCGGGCAGCCGGACCTCGACCCCGCGGAACGGCAGCGCATCCAGCAACAACTGGTGGAGACGAAGGAGCAACTCGACGCCATCCACCTCGCGGAAGAGCAGGTCCCGTTCCTGAAGAAGGCAGCAGGGCCGGATAGCGATAAGGCTGCTGCCGCGGGTCCGTCCGTCGCTGCAAAACCGGACGGTTCGACCGACGTCATGCTGAACGAGGACGAGGACCTCAGGATGAACGTCGGTGTCTCGGACATCGAGTGGATCGACAATGCGCTCGACAAGTGGCGCACCAACCCGGGCCTCATGCTCTACAAGCTGCAGACGAATTTCTACAAGTTCAGCTGGCTGCTGATCCCGCTGTCAGTGCCCTTCGTCTGGCTGCTGTTTGCATGGAAATGGCGCTTCGGAGCCTACGATCATGCGATCTTCGTGACCTATTCGCTCAGCTTCATGACCTTGCTGACGCTCACGGTCACATTGCTGGGATTAGCCGGCGCCCCGCAGGCCCTGATAATCGCGGGCAGCCTGCTGATCCCGCCGATCCACATCTACAAGCACCTGCGCGGAGCCTACGGCCTGTCACGGTTCAGCGCCTTGTGGCGGCTCTCCGTGCTCTCGCTGTTCATCATGGTCGTGCTGCTGATCTTCCTCCAGCTCCTGCTGTTGCTCGGAGCACTCTGACGCCGGCAGCCGGCGGAACCGTCATGGCCTGCGCCGCAAGAGCGAAAAGAAATTAGCTACCCCGCAAAAAAAACGCCCTCCCGTCAGGTGACGGAAGGGCGCTGTCGGTTTGAATGTTGACTGGTCCTGTCAGGCGCCCTGGGGTGCCGTGCCGCCACCGAACTTCTTGCCGGCCTTGGGGATCGCGCTGCCGGCAACCGGAGCGACCTTGACCGGACCGCTCGGCTGGTCGGGGCGGTCGATCTTGCCGTCCTTCATTAGCTGGTCGATTTCCTCGCCCGTAAGCGTCTCGTATTCGAGCAGGGCCTGGGCCAGCAGGTGAAGCTTGTCTTCCTGCGTGGTGAGCACTTCCTGCGCGCGCTTCAGGCCGCCTTCGACCAGCGACTTGATCTCTGCGTCGATCAGCTTGTTGGTCTCCGCGCCGGCCATCGTCCGCTGGGTCGAGCCCATGCCGAGATAGCCTTCCTGGCTCGCTTCGTACTGCAAGGGTCCGAGCTTGTCGCTCATGCCCCACTTGGTGACCATGTTGCGGGCAAGGTCGGTGGCATACTGGATGTCTCCGCTCGCGCCGCTCGAGACCTTGTCGTGTCCGAAGATGATTTCTTCAGCGACACGGCCACCCATGGCGACCGCAAGGTTCGCGTGCATCTTGTCGCGGTGGTACGAGTAGTTGTCGCGTTCCGGCAGGCGCATCACCATGCCCAGCGCACGGCCGCGCGGGATGATGGTGGCCTTGTGGATGGGATCGGATGCCGGCTCGTTGATCGAGACGAGCGCGTGGCCGGCCTCGTGATAGGCGGTCATCTTCTTCTCGTCCTCGGTCATGACCATGGACCGGCGTTCCGCGCCCATCATGACCTTGTCCTTGGCGTCCTCGAATTCCTGCATCGCGACGAGGCGCTTGTTGCGGCGTGCGGCCAGCAGGGCTGCCTCGTTGCACAGGTTCGCAAGATCGGCGCCCGAGAAGCCGGGCGTGCCGCGCGCGATGGTGCGCGGGTTCACGTCGGGTGCGAGCGGAAGCTTGCGCATATGGACAGCAAGGATCTTCTCGCGTCCATCGATGTCGGGGACAGGGACCACGACCTGGCGGTCGAAGCGGCCCGG
This genomic interval carries:
- the rpoZ gene encoding DNA-directed RNA polymerase subunit omega; the encoded protein is MARVTVEDCVDKIPNRFDLVLLAAQRAREISGGAELTIDRDRDKNPVVALREIAEQTIKPKDLQEAAVTNLQKILPDDDDEMDEIGSLSQSAEALRITASAPTRSTSIGADYDG
- a CDS encoding DUF3667 domain-containing protein, encoding MSEIGEALGTAVEGGLFARVVGGGKGNGPKEGQPLEKGHFAEDACLNCGTALVGTHCHSCGQQAHLHRTIGAFLHDLLHGALHFDGKTWRTLPMLLFKPGELTRRYIEGERARFVSPMGLFLFSIFLMFAVFQLAGISTPTDIQGDTGAQMRELAASEIAKVEERQASLEQDLGQPDLDPAERQRIQQQLVETKEQLDAIHLAEEQVPFLKKAAGPDSDKAAAAGPSVAAKPDGSTDVMLNEDEDLRMNVGVSDIEWIDNALDKWRTNPGLMLYKLQTNFYKFSWLLIPLSVPFVWLLFAWKWRFGAYDHAIFVTYSLSFMTLLTLTVTLLGLAGAPQALIIAGSLLIPPIHIYKHLRGAYGLSRFSALWRLSVLSLFIMVVLLIFLQLLLLLGAL